Proteins from a single region of Limnothrix sp. FACHB-406:
- a CDS encoding FtsX-like permease family protein, which produces MPSIARKNLFEDIPRLLVAQAGILFAVSLVTIQTGVFRGFTESTSLLVDRSKADIWVTSKDLVHLELTLPLSFDHLSRVQRLAGVERAEPLIFGKVLWRAPNNRIESVITLGYQPDGVLFQPWNLTQGRATEVQQPYRAITDVTNLRKLGLSRVGDRGTVGSTPLQVGAVGQGLQSIVFSPFLFMSAVSANSLLSAGRESRLTCSVQPDGGLDCVNRVSPKPTGADRPVPPRSLNASDPVNFILVRAKPGSSIPDLQRRIEAALPDSRAFTRAELSRLSQTYWRDRTGVGFILTLGAIVGAIVGIAIVGQILYASASERVREFATLKAMGASSWVLRGIIVEQSLWMAVLGYLPGIGLCVGVAQFATTAGVVIAITPLSAFLTFGVTVVMCVSSALFAIQKVNRIDPAVVFKA; this is translated from the coding sequence ATGCCCTCGATCGCCCGTAAAAATCTATTTGAAGATATTCCGCGCCTGTTGGTGGCCCAAGCGGGAATTCTGTTTGCCGTGAGCCTGGTGACGATCCAAACGGGCGTGTTTCGCGGTTTCACAGAATCCACATCGCTGCTGGTCGATCGCTCCAAGGCCGATATTTGGGTCACATCCAAGGACTTGGTGCATTTGGAACTGACCCTGCCCCTATCCTTCGACCACCTGAGCCGTGTCCAGCGGTTGGCGGGGGTAGAACGGGCGGAGCCGCTGATTTTTGGCAAAGTGCTGTGGCGTGCTCCCAACAATCGGATTGAGTCAGTGATTACCTTGGGCTATCAGCCGGATGGGGTGTTATTTCAACCTTGGAACCTGACCCAAGGCCGAGCAACCGAAGTTCAACAACCCTACCGGGCGATCACCGACGTGACGAATCTTCGGAAGTTGGGGCTATCGCGGGTGGGCGATCGGGGCACGGTGGGTTCCACCCCATTGCAAGTGGGCGCGGTGGGCCAGGGGCTGCAATCGATCGTGTTCAGCCCGTTTTTGTTTATGTCTGCCGTTTCGGCCAACAGCCTGCTGAGTGCTGGGCGAGAATCGCGGTTGACCTGTAGTGTGCAGCCCGATGGGGGACTGGATTGTGTGAATCGGGTCAGCCCCAAGCCCACCGGAGCCGATCGCCCTGTGCCACCTCGATCGCTCAATGCATCCGACCCGGTGAACTTTATTTTGGTGCGGGCCAAGCCGGGCAGCTCGATTCCAGACCTCCAGCGCCGCATTGAGGCGGCCTTGCCAGACTCCCGAGCCTTCACCCGCGCGGAGTTGTCCCGCCTCTCGCAAACCTACTGGCGCGATCGAACGGGCGTGGGGTTTATCTTGACCCTTGGGGCGATCGTCGGGGCGATCGTGGGCATCGCGATCGTGGGCCAAATTCTTTACGCCTCCGCCAGCGAGCGCGTCCGCGAATTCGCCACCCTCAAGGCCATGGGCGCTTCCAGTTGGGTTTTGCGCGGCATTATTGTTGAGCAGTCCCTTTGGATGGCCGTCTTGGGATATTTACCCGGCATAGGTCTTTGTGTGGGCGTGGCGCAATTTGCCACCACAGCCGGTGTCGTCATTGCCATTACGCCCCTCAGCGCCTTTTTGACCTTTGGTGTGACGGTGGTGATGTGCGTCAGCTCGGCCCTGTTTGCCATTCAAAAGGTTAATCGCATTGACCCCGCCGTGGTTTTCAAGGCCTAG